GCAGGGCGGCTGCCAGCAGCACCGCTGCGCCGATGATTCGCACAAGGGCCGACTTGCCCGTGCGGGTGGAGGTCAGGAAGTCGGCCACGTCGCTCATGGCGGTGAAGCCCAGATCAACCAAAGTGCTGCCGACTTCCAGCCCCGCGCCAAGCACGATCAGGGCCGTGCCCAGCCCCAGCCACCACAGCGGCGCGTCCGAAAGCCGCCAGCGCCGCACCACCACGCCGCCGAGCAGCACGGCGAGGCCGCTGTAAGTCAGCAGCTTGGCGACTTCCAGCCAGCTCACCTAACGCCTCATTTGATGCTGAAAATGGACTGCCCGCTGACCGGATGTCCGTCGTCCGACAAAATGCGCCACATCACCACGTACTGGCCCGCTTTGAGGTGACTTTGCAGCGGAATACTCAGCTTGGCGGCCATGTTGGATGAACTGGAATAGGTATCGACGCGGGCCTCAGCGTCGTCTTTGAGATTGATCTTCGTCTTGGTAAAAGTCGCCGCGTCCGTTCCGGCGGGCAGGGCATAGACCTTAAAAGTGGAAAAGCGCAAGTTGACCGGCTCATTGAGCGTCAGAGCTACGGCGCTGGGCGCGGCCACGTTGCTGCCCTGCGCCGGAACTACCTTAGT
The sequence above is drawn from the Deinococcus detaillensis genome and encodes:
- a CDS encoding copper resistance CopC family protein, whose translation is MKNSPMNKLLPLSAALLIGTALAHTQVTKVVPAQGSNVAAPSAVALTLNEPVNLRFSTFKVYALPAGTDAATFTKTKINLKDDAEARVDTYSSSSNMAAKLSIPLQSHLKAGQYVVMWRILSDDGHPVSGQSIFSIK